From Spiroplasma monobiae MQ-1, a single genomic window includes:
- the mnmG gene encoding tRNA uridine-5-carboxymethylaminomethyl(34) synthesis enzyme MnmG, giving the protein MHMQADIVVVGAGHAGVEAALASARLGKKTILVNLYKDKIATMPCNPSVGGPAKGIVVREIDSLGGEMGKAADATALQMKLLNSSRGPGIWALRAQSDKIEYSKYMQSVVEKQENLELYVGVVKDISLDSSNKVKSVLLEDGKEIFCEAVVLTTGTYLSSLIYRGEEKYEGGPNDEITTKSLSETLVKLGLRTFRFKTGTPPRVKIDSIDLSKAIIEPGTNENLAFSFSTEKFLPYEEQEVCYLIHSTPETKKIIEDNLHKSAMYSGQIESVGPRYCPSFEDKIVRFNTKETHQIFLEPESKSLDTFYVQGFSTSMPIDVQDKMLRSLPGFENVIVDKWAYAIEYDCVDPQQLKLSLELKMVENLFLAGQINGTSGYEEAAGQGLIAGINAVRKIDNKEPLIMKRNESYIGVMIDDLINKGVIEPYRLLTSRAENRLTLRNDNSEMRLRKYGYEVGLISEEQWKVHQAFEKEIFDKIELLKEIRFSPKTELALELKEKDQAILNQGFSAYEILKQPKVDINIFKKYIKELNELSKQQLQTLLILIRFEGYIKKENETIEKFVRLENKQIPKDIDYSKVENIAVEARQKFEKVRPVSIGQASRITGVNPADIQMLLFHLKKKYNEV; this is encoded by the coding sequence GTGCACATGCAAGCTGATATAGTTGTTGTTGGTGCGGGCCACGCTGGAGTGGAAGCTGCATTAGCTTCTGCAAGATTAGGAAAAAAAACAATCCTAGTAAATTTATATAAAGATAAAATTGCAACTATGCCATGTAATCCATCAGTGGGTGGACCCGCAAAAGGAATAGTTGTTAGAGAGATTGATTCACTTGGTGGAGAAATGGGTAAAGCTGCAGATGCAACTGCTTTGCAAATGAAACTTTTAAACTCATCAAGAGGACCTGGTATATGGGCACTAAGGGCTCAGTCTGATAAAATTGAATACTCAAAATATATGCAAAGTGTTGTTGAAAAACAAGAAAACTTAGAGCTTTATGTTGGAGTTGTTAAAGATATTTCCTTAGACTCCAGTAATAAAGTTAAGTCAGTTTTGTTGGAAGATGGAAAAGAAATATTTTGTGAAGCTGTTGTTCTGACAACCGGAACTTATCTTTCATCTTTAATTTATAGAGGTGAAGAAAAATATGAAGGTGGACCTAATGATGAAATAACAACAAAGTCTCTAAGTGAAACTTTGGTAAAATTGGGGTTAAGAACTTTTAGATTTAAAACCGGTACTCCTCCAAGGGTTAAAATTGATTCAATCGACTTATCAAAAGCAATTATCGAACCTGGTACTAATGAAAATTTAGCATTTTCATTTTCTACAGAAAAATTTTTGCCGTACGAAGAGCAAGAAGTTTGTTATTTAATTCACTCAACCCCAGAGACAAAGAAAATAATTGAAGACAATTTACATAAGTCAGCAATGTACTCTGGACAAATCGAATCAGTAGGACCAAGATACTGTCCAAGTTTTGAAGATAAGATTGTTAGATTCAATACAAAAGAAACTCATCAAATATTTTTAGAACCAGAATCAAAATCATTAGACACTTTCTATGTACAAGGTTTTTCAACTTCAATGCCAATTGATGTTCAAGATAAAATGTTAAGAAGTCTACCTGGTTTTGAAAATGTAATTGTTGACAAGTGAGCTTATGCAATTGAATATGATTGTGTTGACCCTCAACAATTAAAATTATCCTTAGAATTAAAAATGGTAGAAAATTTATTTTTAGCAGGACAAATAAATGGCACTAGTGGTTATGAAGAAGCTGCTGGTCAAGGTTTGATTGCAGGAATAAATGCTGTAAGAAAAATTGACAATAAAGAACCTTTGATTATGAAAAGAAATGAATCTTATATTGGAGTTATGATTGACGATTTAATCAACAAAGGTGTTATTGAACCATATAGATTATTAACAAGTAGAGCTGAAAATAGATTGACGCTTAGAAATGATAATTCAGAAATGAGATTAAGAAAATATGGTTATGAAGTAGGATTGATCTCTGAAGAACAATGAAAAGTGCATCAAGCTTTTGAAAAGGAAATTTTCGATAAAATAGAATTGCTAAAAGAAATTAGATTTAGTCCCAAAACAGAATTGGCACTGGAACTAAAAGAAAAGGATCAAGCTATTTTGAATCAAGGATTTAGTGCTTATGAAATCTTAAAACAACCAAAAGTAGATATTAATATATTCAAAAAATATATTAAAGAGTTAAATGAATTATCTAAGCAACAACTTCAAACTTTACTAATCTTAATTAGATTTGAAGGTTACATTAAAAAGGAAAATGAAACTATTGAAAAATTTGTGAGATTGGAAAACAAACAAATTCCAAAAGATATTGATTATTCAAAAGTTGAAAATATTGCTGTAGAAGCAAGACAAAAGTTTGAAAAAGTCAGACCAGTCTCAATAGGACAAGCATCAAGAATAACTGGAGTTAACCCCGCAGATATTCAAATGTTACTTTTCCACTTAAAGAAAAAATATAACGAGGTATAG
- the rsmG gene encoding 16S rRNA (guanine(527)-N(7))-methyltransferase RsmG has translation MNWDRFKDLKIELNEKQKENLIKYKNILQEENKIHNLTAITEDQEIIDKHFYDSLIFTNEFNPGGLSILDIGTGAGFPGMVLKIMFPSAKIYLVESNGKKINFLKKVIKELSLKDIWTLNVRAEEYSVENREKFDVIISRAMAPLNILLEVGVQALKVEGTFICLKSKNVNNELDDLNGKEKKIGLVLKGKQELRDEVLGERNNLFYKKNKPTPLEYPRLYSQIRKRPLGK, from the coding sequence ATGAATTGAGATAGATTTAAAGATTTGAAAATTGAGCTTAATGAAAAGCAAAAAGAAAATCTAATTAAATACAAAAACATTCTTCAAGAAGAAAATAAGATTCATAACCTTACAGCAATTACTGAAGATCAGGAAATTATAGATAAACATTTCTATGATTCATTGATTTTCACAAATGAATTTAATCCAGGAGGATTGTCTATATTGGATATTGGTACTGGAGCGGGGTTTCCTGGAATGGTGTTAAAAATTATGTTTCCTTCTGCAAAAATATACTTAGTTGAATCAAATGGTAAAAAGATTAACTTCTTAAAGAAGGTTATTAAAGAACTAAGTCTAAAGGACATTTGAACTCTAAACGTAAGAGCTGAAGAATATAGTGTTGAAAATAGAGAAAAGTTTGATGTAATAATATCAAGAGCAATGGCACCACTAAACATATTATTGGAAGTTGGTGTTCAAGCGCTTAAGGTTGAAGGGACATTCATTTGTTTAAAATCAAAAAATGTTAACAACGAATTAGATGACTTAAATGGTAAAGAAAAGAAAATTGGATTAGTTCTTAAGGGTAAACAAGAATTACGAGATGAAGTTCTAGGTGAAAGAAATAATTTATTTTATAAAAAGAATAAACCTACTCCTTTGGAATACCCAAGACTTTATAGTCAAATAAGAAAAAGACCACTAGGAAAATAG
- a CDS encoding APC family permease, with amino-acid sequence MIKVNKSNKAKNKTFEFLTIFSMVFGVVVGGGIYLKNSGPNGVLAQANGNPYLALAVWVFIGVLCSLMMLTFIEAASSKTKSGHSTAQSWANTFVNRKTASLFSIMYVCMYLPILTSIGALFIVKTFFEGIESFTGNKFVETMGREGFMALKIFISTVILVGFSLMNTYTSKPSKLIQSVFTFIKFIPLMCVVVGGFAIFIKDPSGANSFNPSEEWPENNSNVFNLFFATAVPILFAFDGFIYAATLQKDCEHKEVVAPAMLTAIIAVTIFYLLITVGIFFGAEDGDIFGFFNNLFRDTPWVALLFKIIITCTLFTVVNGYTTLMPKTVQSAVEEGFIFNKAKQAKISLIKSGYISMSITLSVYILFLAISIAIGYASNPDGTTEINYFLVADLASSTTVIFAFTAYLIIMIGVLKNRKSGKVEVRKIKGGFVIGIITTILVTVMVGYIYYVFLIDRFLQKEFIDPMLLIVFSIIIFVVWVVNECLISKQDIETNDFVLRLNPKNWFKYNKELEIEKFKRKSNVK; translated from the coding sequence ATGATAAAAGTTAACAAATCCAATAAAGCAAAAAACAAAACTTTTGAATTTTTAACTATCTTTTCAATGGTTTTCGGAGTTGTTGTTGGTGGAGGAATTTATTTAAAAAATTCTGGACCAAATGGTGTATTGGCTCAAGCCAATGGAAATCCATATTTAGCTTTGGCTGTTTGAGTTTTTATTGGTGTTCTTTGTTCTTTGATGATGTTGACTTTTATAGAGGCTGCATCTTCCAAAACAAAATCAGGACACTCAACAGCTCAAAGTTGAGCAAACACATTTGTAAATAGAAAAACTGCATCATTGTTTTCAATAATGTATGTATGCATGTATTTACCAATTTTAACAAGCATAGGTGCTCTTTTTATAGTAAAAACTTTCTTTGAGGGAATTGAATCATTCACGGGTAATAAATTTGTTGAAACAATGGGTAGAGAAGGGTTTATGGCTCTTAAAATATTTATTTCTACAGTTATTCTTGTTGGTTTTTCATTAATGAACACATATACAAGCAAGCCAAGCAAATTAATACAAAGTGTATTCACCTTTATTAAATTTATTCCTTTAATGTGTGTTGTTGTTGGTGGTTTTGCAATTTTTATAAAAGATCCAAGTGGAGCAAATTCATTTAATCCTAGCGAAGAATGGCCAGAAAACAATTCAAATGTTTTTAATTTGTTTTTCGCAACTGCTGTTCCAATATTATTTGCTTTCGATGGATTTATATATGCTGCTACATTACAAAAGGATTGCGAACACAAAGAAGTTGTTGCTCCGGCAATGTTAACTGCAATTATTGCAGTCACAATATTCTACTTATTAATAACTGTTGGAATTTTCTTTGGTGCTGAGGATGGAGATATATTTGGCTTCTTTAACAATTTATTCCGAGATACACCTTGAGTTGCTTTGTTATTTAAAATAATAATAACTTGCACTTTATTTACTGTTGTTAATGGATATACAACTTTAATGCCAAAAACAGTTCAATCCGCAGTTGAAGAAGGTTTTATTTTTAATAAAGCTAAACAAGCAAAAATTAGTTTGATTAAGTCCGGATATATCTCGATGTCAATAACTTTATCTGTATATATTTTATTTTTGGCTATTTCAATAGCTATTGGTTATGCCTCTAATCCTGATGGAACAACAGAAATAAATTACTTTTTGGTTGCTGACCTAGCTTCGAGCACTACGGTTATATTTGCATTTACTGCTTATTTAATAATAATGATTGGTGTTTTAAAAAATAGAAAATCAGGAAAGGTAGAGGTCAGAAAGATTAAAGGTGGATTTGTTATTGGTATAATAACCACAATATTAGTAACTGTTATGGTTGGATATATTTATTATGTATTCTTGATTGATAGATTTCTTCAAAAAGAATTTATTGATCCAATGCTTTTAATTGTATTCTCGATAATTATATTTGTGGTTTGGGTGGTAAATGAGTGTTTAATATCTAAACAAGATATTGAAACAAATGATTTTGTTTTAAGGCTGAATCCTAAAAATTGATTTAAATATAATAAAGAATTAGAAATTGAAAAATTTAAAAGAAAAAGTAATGTAAAATAA
- a CDS encoding phosphoribosyltransferase, whose translation MDNQKLVTLITEEEIKAAISKAGTDLGKAYEGQQLTIVADLSSSFIFIADLIRELPIDVTIQFVTNPKEDEDQIIDLGLKHTLKDKNVLIVNDVLNKGNRLERLNNLVQKEEPANVQILNLIEKNSKDRTVELESTSLFKLEDVFIVGYGLTYKESYRGLKGIYSLSTEE comes from the coding sequence ATGGATAATCAAAAATTAGTGACTTTAATAACAGAAGAGGAAATCAAGGCAGCAATTTCAAAAGCTGGTACAGATTTAGGAAAAGCATATGAAGGTCAACAATTAACAATTGTAGCGGATCTATCAAGCTCTTTTATCTTCATTGCAGATTTAATTAGAGAATTACCAATTGATGTAACAATTCAATTCGTAACTAATCCAAAAGAAGACGAAGATCAAATCATTGATCTTGGTTTAAAACATACTTTAAAAGATAAAAATGTCTTAATTGTAAACGATGTTTTGAACAAAGGTAACAGATTAGAAAGATTAAATAACCTTGTTCAAAAAGAGGAACCTGCAAATGTTCAAATTTTAAACTTAATAGAAAAGAACAGCAAAGATAGAACTGTCGAACTAGAAAGTACATCATTATTTAAGTTGGAAGATGTTTTTATAGTTGGATATGGTCTAACTTATAAAGAAAGTTATAGAGGACTTAAAGGAATTTACAGTCTTTCAACAGAAGAATAA
- a CDS encoding APC family permease translates to MVKVNKKNKTKNKIYEFLSVFSMTFGIVVGSGIYLKNAGDNGVLSKAGNNPYLAIAIWTLMAVFCCMMMLAFIEISTSTKKGDHNTLTAWAGRFVGRRYGSLVTILYALIYLPVLIIIGALFTTSSFFQSIDIIYKATTGDENSSLMSYEVRVTIEIFVAAIMLLLFQVMNAYTSKPGKILQTALSFLKFIPLLTVLIAGITFFAMGNPSSFDPENVERVKFKNVFMTMIPIMFAFDGFLDSAGIQKDCEHKEVVAPAMMTGIVAVSVFYIVISVAIFMGATDGNILNIFAGKPKIHFAFNLVITITLLTMVNAYSVIYPLVIRASIEEKFVYSKDGTELSKVKSSWIAMVIVAIFFIVFVGSSLLLPKSITGDDGYLYTAYLSSDSTIIIVYLLDLPILISMLINRKTKKVEVRKVKGAYFAGVFSTSMLIFMLAFIHYLNIFSPLFMGEDLVGPIMWIFFLVILSIAWVVNESIISRQNIELNDFYLRINPKNWFKYDRQKSIKEYKEKRGN, encoded by the coding sequence ATGGTTAAGGTAAATAAAAAAAATAAAACCAAGAATAAAATTTATGAATTCCTTTCTGTGTTTTCAATGACGTTTGGTATTGTTGTTGGTAGTGGTATATATTTAAAAAATGCCGGAGACAATGGAGTACTTTCAAAAGCTGGAAATAATCCATATCTTGCAATTGCTATATGAACTTTAATGGCAGTTTTTTGTTGCATGATGATGTTGGCGTTTATTGAAATATCTACATCTACTAAAAAAGGAGATCACAACACTTTAACAGCTTGAGCTGGTAGATTTGTTGGGAGAAGATATGGTTCTCTTGTAACGATACTTTATGCACTAATTTATTTACCTGTGCTTATTATTATTGGAGCTCTATTCACAACAAGCAGCTTCTTTCAATCGATAGACATTATTTACAAAGCTACAACCGGAGATGAAAACTCAAGTTTAATGAGTTATGAAGTTAGGGTTACTATTGAAATATTTGTTGCAGCTATTATGCTGTTGTTATTTCAAGTTATGAATGCATACACATCAAAACCAGGAAAAATTTTGCAAACAGCATTATCTTTTTTAAAGTTTATACCGTTACTAACGGTTTTAATTGCTGGAATTACTTTCTTTGCAATGGGAAATCCAAGTTCGTTTGATCCTGAAAATGTTGAAAGAGTTAAATTTAAAAATGTTTTCATGACAATGATTCCAATTATGTTTGCGTTTGATGGATTTTTAGACTCTGCGGGAATTCAAAAAGATTGCGAACACAAAGAAGTTGTCGCCCCGGCAATGATGACTGGAATAGTTGCTGTTTCGGTATTTTATATTGTAATAAGTGTTGCAATATTTATGGGAGCAACTGATGGGAATATATTAAATATTTTTGCAGGTAAACCTAAAATTCATTTTGCATTTAATTTAGTTATAACAATAACATTATTAACAATGGTTAATGCATATAGTGTTATTTACCCACTTGTTATAAGAGCTTCAATTGAGGAAAAATTTGTTTACTCAAAAGATGGAACGGAACTTTCTAAAGTTAAATCTAGTTGAATTGCCATGGTGATTGTTGCAATATTCTTTATTGTTTTTGTTGGTTCAAGTTTATTATTACCAAAATCAATAACAGGAGATGATGGATATTTATATACTGCATATCTTTCTTCTGATTCAACAATAATAATAGTTTATTTATTAGATTTACCCATTTTGATTAGTATGTTAATAAACAGAAAAACAAAAAAAGTAGAAGTGAGAAAAGTCAAAGGAGCATATTTTGCAGGTGTGTTCTCAACGTCTATGTTGATATTTATGTTGGCATTCATTCATTATTTAAATATATTTAGTCCTTTGTTTATGGGTGAAGATCTGGTTGGTCCGATTATGTGAATTTTCTTTTTGGTTATATTATCTATAGCTTGAGTTGTAAATGAATCTATCATATCAAGGCAAAATATAGAATTAAATGATTTCTACTTAAGAATCAATCCAAAAAATTGATTTAAGTATGATAGACAAAAAAGTATAAAAGAATATAAGGAAAAGAGAGGTAATTAA
- the purB gene encoding adenylosuccinate lyase: protein MIERYSIKEIEKIWADENKLDIWLDVEKEVVNAWVSLGVVPSEDAKVISQKSKVDIKRMLEIEQETKHDVVAFTRMISETLGSEKKWIHLGLTSTDIVDTAQNKMIQQSNEFLEKVLKELSAVLKEKANETKEIIIMGRTHGMYGEPTSLGLKFLLWFDEINRQIERLDLARKQIEVAKISGSMGNYANLEIEVEEYVAKAMNLNLDNISTQVTQRDRHAFLISVIANIASTLEKISTEIRHFQRSEVQEICEGFGKGQKGSSSMPHKKNPISSENICGLSRYARSFVNTAFENNVLWHERDISHSSNERLVFPDIYNIIIYVSKRMTSTINDLVINKDKIDIHINEQKGIFFSQRILTYILMNYEFSREEVYDFIQKCTLECQSTKREFKDVLVENGIMNFINDKNELENLFDINFFTRNVEKMFRRVMNNHG from the coding sequence ATGATAGAACGTTATTCAATAAAAGAAATTGAAAAAATTTGAGCTGACGAAAATAAGTTAGATATCTGATTAGATGTTGAAAAAGAAGTTGTTAATGCATGAGTATCTCTTGGTGTTGTTCCTAGTGAAGATGCAAAAGTAATTTCTCAAAAATCTAAAGTTGATATAAAAAGAATGCTTGAAATTGAACAAGAAACAAAACACGACGTTGTAGCTTTTACTCGAATGATTTCTGAAACATTAGGTTCAGAAAAGAAATGAATTCACCTAGGACTAACTTCTACTGACATTGTTGATACTGCTCAAAACAAAATGATTCAGCAATCAAATGAATTTTTAGAAAAAGTTTTAAAAGAATTATCAGCAGTTTTAAAAGAAAAAGCAAATGAAACAAAAGAAATAATTATAATGGGAAGAACTCATGGAATGTATGGGGAACCCACATCTTTAGGACTAAAGTTTTTGTTATGATTTGACGAAATTAATAGACAAATCGAAAGATTGGATTTGGCAAGAAAACAAATTGAAGTGGCTAAAATATCTGGGTCAATGGGTAACTATGCAAATTTAGAAATAGAAGTTGAGGAGTATGTTGCAAAAGCAATGAATTTAAACTTAGACAACATTTCAACGCAAGTAACACAAAGAGATAGACACGCCTTTTTAATATCTGTAATTGCAAATATTGCATCAACTTTAGAAAAGATATCAACAGAAATAAGACACTTCCAAAGAAGTGAAGTTCAAGAAATATGTGAAGGTTTTGGTAAAGGTCAAAAGGGATCTAGTTCAATGCCTCACAAAAAAAATCCAATAAGTTCAGAGAATATATGTGGTTTATCAAGATATGCAAGATCATTTGTTAATACCGCTTTTGAAAATAATGTTTTATGACACGAAAGAGACATATCACATAGTTCTAACGAAAGACTAGTTTTTCCTGATATTTATAATATAATTATATATGTATCAAAGAGAATGACTTCTACTATAAATGACTTAGTAATTAATAAAGATAAAATAGATATACATATTAATGAGCAAAAAGGAATATTCTTTAGTCAAAGAATATTAACTTATATTTTAATGAATTATGAATTTTCAAGAGAAGAAGTATATGACTTCATCCAAAAATGTACTTTAGAATGTCAGAGTACAAAAAGAGAATTTAAAGATGTTTTAGTTGAAAATGGAATTATGAACTTCATTAATGATAAAAATGAATTAGAAAATCTTTTTGATATTAACTTTTTCACAAGAAACGTTGAGAAAATGTTTAGAAGGGTGATGAATAATCATGGATAA
- the metG gene encoding methionine--tRNA ligase produces MKKAFYVTTPIYYPSGNLHIGHAYTTTLADVISRYKKEKGYEVFFLTGSDEHGQKIEQKAQENNLSPKEYVDGIVKGFVDLWKILDIEYDRFIRTTDDDHVFAVKEIFSSLLEKDLIYPSTYKGKYCISCEEFLTSEQMDETFHHNVCGKEAGDFEEETYMLRVSKFQKYLQDLFATNFLEPETRKKEMLNNFINNDLEDLSVTRVGFNWGIQIKENPNHVIYVWLDALSNYITALGYKSNDDSLLKKFWSEDSEVLQIIGKEITRFHSIYWPVMLESLGLKTPDKLLSHGWILSGDKKMSKSIGNVLDPVEIINTYSSDALRFYIINNLPTDKDGSFTNDLFIESFNNNLANNVGNLISRVSNMIIKYFDGQLPKKDTSNHWLVQKGFETIEDYKKLMDIYNMSEATQLVLKLGQECNKYIEDSKPWVLEKEGKNDELLEVLSVLQKNIVIISYLLKPILVKTYPSMIKQMGLKPEEINFENMKSNFDYEKIIDKLVLFERIK; encoded by the coding sequence ATGAAAAAAGCTTTTTATGTAACAACCCCAATATACTACCCGAGCGGAAACCTACACATAGGTCATGCATATACAACAACTCTAGCTGATGTTATTTCTAGATATAAAAAAGAAAAGGGATATGAAGTTTTCTTTTTAACTGGTTCAGATGAGCATGGTCAAAAAATTGAACAAAAGGCACAAGAAAATAATCTAAGCCCTAAAGAATATGTTGATGGTATTGTTAAAGGTTTTGTAGATTTATGGAAAATTTTAGATATAGAATATGATCGATTTATTAGAACAACTGATGATGATCATGTTTTTGCAGTTAAAGAAATATTTTCGTCTTTATTAGAAAAGGATTTAATTTATCCTTCAACTTACAAAGGTAAGTATTGTATAAGTTGTGAAGAGTTTTTAACTTCAGAACAAATGGATGAAACATTTCATCACAACGTTTGTGGAAAAGAAGCTGGCGACTTTGAAGAAGAAACTTACATGTTGCGAGTTTCAAAATTTCAAAAATACTTGCAAGATTTATTTGCAACCAATTTCTTAGAACCAGAAACAAGAAAAAAAGAAATGCTAAATAACTTCATTAATAATGATCTCGAAGATTTATCTGTAACAAGAGTTGGTTTTAATTGAGGAATTCAAATAAAGGAAAATCCAAATCATGTTATTTATGTTTGGTTAGATGCCTTATCAAATTATATTACTGCACTAGGTTACAAATCTAATGATGATTCATTATTAAAAAAATTCTGAAGTGAAGATTCAGAGGTTTTACAAATAATTGGAAAAGAAATCACAAGATTTCACTCAATATACTGACCCGTAATGTTGGAGTCACTGGGTTTAAAAACGCCAGACAAATTATTGTCACACGGATGAATTCTAAGTGGAGATAAAAAAATGTCTAAATCAATTGGAAATGTTTTAGATCCAGTTGAAATTATAAACACATATTCAAGTGATGCTTTAAGATTTTATATTATAAATAATTTGCCAACAGATAAAGACGGAAGTTTTACAAATGATCTATTTATAGAATCATTTAACAACAACTTAGCAAATAATGTTGGTAACTTAATCTCAAGAGTTTCAAACATGATTATAAAATATTTCGACGGACAACTTCCTAAAAAAGATACTTCAAATCACTGATTAGTTCAAAAGGGTTTTGAAACTATTGAAGATTATAAAAAATTAATGGACATTTATAATATGTCAGAAGCTACACAATTGGTTTTAAAATTAGGACAAGAGTGTAATAAATATATTGAAGACTCAAAACCTTGAGTTTTAGAAAAAGAAGGAAAGAATGATGAACTTCTTGAAGTACTTTCTGTGTTACAAAAAAACATTGTAATAATTTCTTATCTACTAAAACCAATATTGGTTAAAACTTATCCAAGTATGATTAAACAAATGGGATTAAAACCAGAAGAAATAAATTTTGAAAATATGAAAAGCAATTTTGATTATGAAAAAATTATTGACAAGTTAGTTTTATTTGAAAGAATAAAATAA
- a CDS encoding adenylosuccinate synthase, which translates to MEKYNSLVVVGSQWGDEGKGKMTDYFAQRADVVVRFAGGDNAGHVINFNGQKHKVTIIPSGIFNKKVTNIIANGCVVNLINLVKEFEVIKKSGVDYGNLLISDRVQLILPYHIKIDEAQEEARGANKIGTTKRGIGPAYQDKVSRLGIRLGELEDDNFKERFQSVFDYQMKFLQTMFGVEPLNFEDTYNDLINAYNAIKDKVIDTDIFIENAIKDGKKVLFEGAQGALLDIDHGTYPYVTSSNTSANNASTGSGISHKLIDSTMGVVKAYSTRVGAGAFPTELTNEIGDGIRERGHEYGSNTKRPRRVGWLDAVALKHAIRTSGIDSMFITLLDVLSGIDEINICVRYELDGKEINSVPSTNQKYEKCKPVYMSNPGWKEDITQVKSFDQLPDAAKKYLKMMEKICEVPISGFSVGPDREQTILLENIF; encoded by the coding sequence ATGGAAAAATATAATTCATTAGTTGTTGTTGGATCTCAATGAGGAGATGAAGGAAAGGGTAAAATGACAGACTATTTTGCTCAAAGAGCAGATGTTGTTGTTAGGTTTGCTGGTGGAGATAATGCAGGACATGTAATTAATTTTAATGGGCAAAAGCACAAAGTTACAATCATACCTTCAGGTATATTTAATAAAAAAGTGACAAACATAATTGCAAATGGCTGTGTTGTTAATTTGATTAATCTTGTTAAAGAGTTTGAAGTTATAAAAAAAAGTGGTGTGGACTATGGTAACCTGTTAATTTCTGATAGAGTTCAATTAATCCTTCCTTACCATATTAAAATTGATGAGGCTCAAGAAGAGGCTCGTGGAGCAAATAAAATCGGAACAACAAAAAGAGGCATAGGTCCGGCATATCAAGATAAAGTTTCTAGATTAGGAATCAGACTTGGTGAGTTGGAAGATGATAATTTTAAAGAAAGATTTCAATCTGTTTTTGATTATCAAATGAAATTTTTACAAACAATGTTTGGGGTTGAACCTTTAAATTTTGAAGATACATATAATGATTTAATAAATGCTTATAATGCAATCAAAGATAAAGTTATTGACACTGACATCTTTATTGAAAATGCAATCAAAGATGGAAAAAAAGTTTTATTTGAAGGGGCTCAGGGCGCCTTGCTTGATATTGATCATGGAACTTATCCATATGTTACAAGTTCAAACACTTCTGCTAACAACGCTTCAACTGGTAGTGGTATTAGTCATAAATTAATTGACTCTACAATGGGTGTTGTAAAAGCTTACTCAACAAGAGTTGGTGCTGGTGCGTTTCCAACAGAATTAACAAACGAAATTGGTGATGGAATTAGAGAGCGTGGACATGAGTACGGTTCAAACACAAAAAGACCAAGAAGGGTTGGTTGATTAGATGCTGTAGCTTTAAAACACGCAATCAGAACCTCAGGTATTGATTCAATGTTCATTACTTTGTTAGATGTTCTTTCTGGTATAGATGAAATTAATATTTGTGTTAGATATGAGTTAGATGGAAAAGAAATTAATAGTGTACCAAGTACTAATCAAAAATATGAAAAATGCAAACCGGTTTATATGTCAAATCCAGGATGAAAAGAAGATATAACTCAAGTTAAATCTTTTGATCAATTACCTGATGCTGCAAAAAAATATTTAAAAATGATGGAGAAAATATGTGAAGTTCCAATCTCTGGATTTTCAGTAGGACCAGACAGAGAACAAACAATATTACTAGAAAATATATTTTAA